From the genome of Streptococcus lutetiensis, one region includes:
- a CDS encoding TetR/AcrR family transcriptional regulator, with product MKTLTEEAFAHTLKDIMQEKSFDKVTVTELVQRMHVNRQTFYYHFNDLYDLLEKIYISDGEQMIGDNRTDDSLEKSMLAIFQYILANKAFVYNTYYSINRNYLEHFLYDRAYDLIKPVLKAKNPDLSASELDFRVHFCKYGLVGFILDWIDSGLQENPNTLAKRIYQLLNY from the coding sequence ATGAAGACATTAACTGAAGAAGCCTTTGCCCATACTTTAAAAGACATTATGCAGGAAAAATCCTTTGACAAGGTCACCGTGACAGAGTTGGTTCAGCGTATGCACGTCAACCGTCAAACCTTTTACTATCATTTTAATGACTTGTATGACCTGCTTGAAAAGATATATATTTCAGATGGTGAGCAAATGATTGGTGATAACCGAACAGACGACTCTTTGGAAAAAAGCATGCTTGCGATTTTTCAATACATTCTAGCCAACAAAGCGTTTGTCTACAACACCTATTATTCTATCAATCGTAATTATTTAGAACATTTTTTATATGACCGAGCTTATGACTTAATCAAACCAGTCCTAAAAGCCAAAAATCCTGACTTAAGTGCCAGTGAACTTGATTTTAGGGTTCATTTTTGCAAGTACGGCTTGGTTGGTTTTATCCTTGATTGGATTGACTCTGGCTTGCAAGAAAATCCCAACACCTTAGCCAAGCGTATTTATCAACTTTTGAATTACTAG
- a CDS encoding amino acid ABC transporter permease translates to MSVLTPTNLSFILQGLWLTIYISFISIILSTFIGTVLAVMRNGKNPVLHLISSIYIEFVRNVPNLLWIFIIFLVFQMKSTPAGITAFTVFTSAALAEIIRGGLNGVDHGQTEAGLAQGMTNFQIFIYIVFPQAFRKMLPAIISQFVTVIKDTSLLYSVIAIQELFGKSQILMGRYFEASQVFTLYALIAAIYFVINFSISTISRRLAKKWEKAAE, encoded by the coding sequence ATGTCAGTATTAACACCGACCAACCTTAGCTTCATCCTCCAAGGATTGTGGCTAACCATTTATATTTCATTTATTTCCATTATACTCTCAACGTTTATCGGAACAGTGCTTGCCGTCATGCGAAATGGGAAAAATCCTGTGCTTCATTTGATTTCAAGTATCTATATTGAATTTGTCCGCAACGTACCAAACTTGCTTTGGATTTTCATTATTTTTCTTGTTTTCCAAATGAAGTCAACACCTGCTGGTATCACAGCCTTCACCGTCTTTACCTCTGCTGCTCTTGCAGAAATCATTCGTGGTGGTTTAAATGGTGTTGACCACGGGCAAACAGAAGCTGGTCTAGCTCAAGGAATGACAAACTTCCAGATTTTTATCTACATTGTCTTCCCACAAGCTTTTCGTAAAATGTTGCCAGCTATCATTTCACAATTTGTAACAGTTATTAAAGATACCTCACTTCTTTACTCTGTTATCGCTATTCAAGAATTATTCGGTAAAAGCCAAATCTTGATGGGGCGTTATTTTGAAGCCAGTCAAGTCTTTACCCTTTATGCTCTTATCGCAGCTATTTACTTCGTGATTAACTTTAGTATTTCGACTATTTCACGTCGTTTAGCTAAAAAATGGGAAAAAGCAGCCGAATAA
- a CDS encoding HAD-IC family P-type ATPase gives MPADATLVDGKVAVNESLLTGEEDEIEKVIGSDLKSGSSIISGKCLAKLTAVGNDSYAAKLTQKAKEVKHKKTDMIRAIEGIIKFAGIIIIPIGITLFSQSLFLNHKTFSDSIVSTVGALIGMIPEGLYLLVTVALAVSAMKLARKKVLLHDMKSIESLARVDILCVDKTGTITANKMTVTDLILPEHVNQADLTANQEILSKYINTIPDSNITMLALREYFTSKEAFKNAEATPFSSKVKYSQIKTENTTYRLGAPDILLSQEKLAINQTKLTQYASDGKRILALVEMTKDNAVPLLFVAIRNDIRANAKEIFSFFNENDVAIKVISGDNTLTVSKIANQAGILDSENYIDASTLKTKEDIEKAALSHTIFGRVTPEQKKDLVLAFKKNKYKVAMTGDGVNDILAMKEADCSIAMGSGSEAARQAAQVVLLDSDFSRMKDIVSQGRQIINNITRSATLFLYKNIFSMLLAIFSIITIFTYPLAPTQVSLISMFNIGVPAFLLSLETNTAKKNQNFLKKTILTALPASLTSFSAIACLVVFGQLFDIPQNDIGIASTYLLAIVGFLILRNVSRPLNKYKISIFITCFAGFIICCLIPPLRSLFMLNEFSNESMVLCLIFALAEVTVMRTLTFLFENVTNCLSKCRLAIQKLFAD, from the coding sequence ATTCCTGCCGACGCCACTTTAGTCGATGGGAAAGTAGCCGTCAACGAATCTCTTCTAACAGGTGAAGAAGATGAAATTGAAAAAGTAATCGGCAGTGATTTAAAATCAGGTAGCTCTATCATCTCAGGAAAATGTCTTGCTAAATTGACCGCAGTCGGAAACGATTCATATGCCGCCAAACTAACGCAAAAAGCTAAAGAAGTCAAACATAAAAAAACAGATATGATTCGTGCTATCGAAGGCATCATCAAATTTGCTGGAATTATCATTATCCCCATTGGTATCACCTTATTTAGCCAATCGCTATTTTTAAATCACAAAACATTTAGTGATAGTATTGTGTCAACAGTCGGCGCTTTAATTGGTATGATTCCTGAAGGACTTTATTTACTGGTAACTGTTGCTCTTGCTGTCAGTGCAATGAAATTAGCTAGAAAAAAAGTTTTGTTACACGATATGAAAAGTATTGAATCTTTAGCTCGCGTTGACATCTTATGCGTGGATAAGACAGGAACCATCACAGCCAATAAAATGACCGTAACAGACCTTATCTTACCTGAGCATGTCAATCAAGCAGACTTAACCGCTAACCAAGAAATTCTTTCTAAATACATCAATACTATCCCTGATTCTAATATTACAATGTTGGCTTTGCGAGAATATTTCACCTCAAAAGAAGCTTTTAAAAATGCTGAAGCAACCCCATTCTCATCCAAAGTCAAATATTCTCAAATCAAAACAGAAAATACCACCTATCGTTTAGGAGCTCCAGATATCTTACTGAGCCAAGAAAAGCTAGCAATAAATCAAACCAAACTCACACAATATGCCTCAGACGGTAAACGCATCTTAGCTTTAGTTGAAATGACTAAAGACAATGCGGTACCACTTTTATTTGTAGCTATCAGAAACGATATCCGAGCAAACGCTAAAGAAATTTTTTCATTCTTCAATGAAAATGACGTTGCCATTAAAGTCATCTCTGGTGATAATACTCTAACCGTTTCAAAAATTGCCAATCAAGCAGGAATTTTAGATTCAGAAAACTACATCGATGCCAGTACTTTAAAAACTAAGGAAGACATCGAAAAAGCTGCGCTAAGTCATACCATTTTTGGACGAGTGACTCCTGAACAAAAGAAAGATTTAGTGCTTGCCTTCAAAAAGAACAAATACAAAGTCGCAATGACTGGAGATGGTGTCAATGATATCTTAGCGATGAAAGAAGCTGATTGCTCAATTGCAATGGGAAGTGGTAGCGAAGCAGCTCGTCAAGCAGCCCAAGTGGTCTTGCTTGACTCAGATTTTTCAAGAATGAAAGATATTGTCTCTCAAGGTCGCCAAATTATTAATAACATCACTCGTTCAGCAACCTTATTCTTATACAAGAATATCTTTTCAATGTTGTTAGCTATCTTTTCAATCATTACGATTTTCACTTATCCTCTCGCTCCTACTCAAGTCTCTCTTATCTCTATGTTCAATATCGGAGTTCCTGCTTTCTTATTATCATTAGAAACAAACACCGCCAAGAAAAATCAGAACTTCCTAAAAAAAACTATTCTAACAGCTCTACCAGCTTCGCTTACTTCTTTTTCAGCCATTGCTTGCTTGGTTGTATTCGGTCAATTGTTTGACATTCCGCAAAACGATATTGGTATTGCTAGTACTTATCTACTTGCTATTGTTGGTTTCTTGATTTTGAGAAATGTTTCAAGACCTCTCAACAAGTATAAGATTTCTATTTTTATCACTTGCTTTGCTGGTTTCATCATTTGTTGTCTCATTCCACCATTACGCTCACTATTCATGCTAAATGAATTCAGCAATGAAAGCATGGTGCTTTGCCTCATTTTTGCCCTTGCCGAAGTAACCGTGATGAGAACCTTGACTTTCTTATTCGAAAACGTTACGAACTGTCTTTCTAAATGCCGCTTAGCCATTCAAAAACTGTTCGCAGATTAA
- a CDS encoding sensor histidine kinase, producing MGSSSRKKIKKDNHLTKKKRWQSRFRTTLFLQPLTILITSFAIILLVFNGLLKLFLAEEAFTAIQNQYDTLDALYVGEDLPKISDGNIFETTYAIVDEKFDIKYISASTYDLSEKQISEKVVDYFSDNKSIDWFDDEFDNSVQHFKKVKVYDSTYMVKMQEYPGTFSESYIKQDSDDSKSQNYYVFVFANVTPIADFETYINYLLLSLMVIVGLIAIITIFLTSRKLDKHFGALKSYILRVGNREGDLQPENFAYREFNEVGQTVEKMNDMIDANQRSQQLFFQNSSHELRTPLMSIQGYAEAIKEGVAVDDQEAASVILDESRKMAELVDDILTLSKMESAQQPLKLETFNMVDLLYDVSWHLKAKADARGLVFEHRFVSDYLDIEADEKLIERAIANILSNAVRYAKKTVSISCQLLENQMLEIRLSNDGKTISDKDKPHLFERFYKGEGGHFGIGLAITKEIIDRHHGEIQVASDDQETCFIIRLPLRQY from the coding sequence ATGGGTTCAAGCTCACGAAAAAAGATTAAGAAAGACAATCACTTGACGAAGAAAAAAAGGTGGCAATCGCGTTTTCGAACGACTTTGTTTTTGCAGCCATTGACGATTTTGATTACTTCCTTCGCCATTATTTTGCTAGTCTTTAATGGTTTGTTAAAGTTGTTTCTGGCTGAAGAAGCTTTTACAGCCATTCAAAATCAATACGATACTTTAGATGCACTTTATGTCGGTGAAGATTTACCAAAAATTTCAGACGGTAACATCTTTGAAACTACTTATGCCATCGTTGATGAAAAGTTTGACATCAAATATATTTCAGCATCAACTTATGATTTGTCTGAAAAGCAAATTTCTGAGAAAGTCGTTGATTACTTTTCAGATAATAAGTCGATTGATTGGTTTGATGATGAATTTGACAATAGTGTACAGCATTTTAAGAAGGTCAAGGTCTATGATTCGACTTACATGGTTAAGATGCAAGAATACCCTGGCACTTTTTCAGAAAGTTATATCAAGCAGGATAGTGATGACAGTAAGTCGCAAAACTATTATGTCTTTGTCTTTGCCAATGTCACTCCGATTGCGGACTTTGAAACCTATATCAATTACCTTCTGCTTTCGCTGATGGTGATTGTTGGTTTGATTGCTATCATAACCATATTCTTAACTTCACGGAAATTAGATAAGCATTTTGGAGCTTTAAAATCTTATATTTTACGCGTTGGTAATCGTGAGGGTGATTTGCAGCCAGAAAATTTTGCTTACCGTGAATTTAATGAGGTTGGTCAGACTGTCGAGAAGATGAATGACATGATTGATGCTAACCAGCGTAGTCAGCAACTCTTTTTCCAAAATTCTTCTCACGAGCTGCGCACTCCGCTCATGTCTATTCAAGGTTATGCAGAGGCTATTAAAGAAGGAGTGGCTGTGGATGACCAAGAAGCTGCTAGTGTGATTTTAGACGAAAGCAGGAAAATGGCAGAGCTGGTTGATGATATTTTGACTTTGTCAAAAATGGAATCTGCTCAGCAACCTTTGAAACTAGAAACCTTCAATATGGTTGATTTGCTTTACGATGTGAGTTGGCACTTAAAAGCCAAAGCAGATGCACGAGGTCTTGTCTTTGAACATCGATTTGTTTCTGACTATCTGGATATTGAAGCTGATGAAAAGCTTATCGAGCGAGCTATTGCTAATATCTTATCAAATGCGGTTCGCTACGCTAAAAAGACAGTTAGCATTTCTTGCCAATTGTTAGAAAATCAAATGCTTGAAATTCGCTTATCAAATGATGGAAAAACTATTTCTGACAAGGATAAACCTCATCTTTTTGAACGTTTTTATAAAGGTGAGGGAGGTCATTTTGGTATTGGACTTGCTATTACTAAGGAAATCATTGACCGCCATCACGGTGAGATTCAAGTGGCTTCAGATGACCAAGAAACATGTTTTATCATTAGACTTCCACTGCGACAATATTAA
- a CDS encoding DUF3114 domain-containing protein → MKIGDKDFFYFWENSKAASISDKARQVLQELMDILEMPEELSGEIAQTRKLLNQFSDNLSPNHPFWSELARLVQVAYPGESMAEDNLLAHQVHQFRYVISAYQAQWVREEFPAKSDWQSMLTYLKDKKERRFWRRRFDFDLTESARLHNKAPKRAILGFELPVNLKILLAFHTEFILDSRGHFANEIDPQGQTHNGIINGASFNYANRNDQRHYELDVAAIKRHDPLFRKRILSNQGNAFIAPLWIKCRRHEDWERSYFNKKGHYARQGRSSYQKVKQLIRRFRKDLHNCS, encoded by the coding sequence ATGAAAATAGGAGATAAAGACTTTTTCTACTTTTGGGAAAATAGTAAAGCTGCTAGCATAAGTGACAAAGCAAGACAAGTACTACAAGAATTAATGGACATCTTAGAAATGCCAGAAGAATTATCTGGCGAGATTGCTCAGACTCGTAAGCTTTTAAATCAATTTTCGGATAACCTTTCGCCCAATCACCCTTTTTGGAGTGAGTTAGCAAGACTTGTTCAAGTAGCTTACCCAGGAGAGAGCATGGCTGAGGACAATTTATTAGCGCACCAAGTGCATCAATTTCGCTATGTGATTTCAGCCTACCAAGCTCAGTGGGTCAGAGAAGAATTTCCTGCTAAGTCAGATTGGCAATCGATGCTAACTTACTTAAAAGATAAAAAAGAACGACGGTTTTGGCGGAGACGATTTGATTTTGATTTGACAGAATCAGCTAGGCTCCATAATAAAGCACCCAAACGTGCCATTTTAGGATTTGAGCTGCCAGTCAATCTGAAAATTTTGCTGGCTTTTCACACAGAATTTATCTTAGATAGTAGGGGACATTTTGCTAATGAAATCGATCCACAAGGTCAGACTCATAATGGCATTATTAACGGAGCTAGTTTTAACTATGCCAATCGTAACGACCAGAGACACTATGAACTTGACGTTGCAGCGATAAAACGTCATGACCCACTTTTTCGTAAGCGTATTTTATCCAATCAAGGCAATGCATTTATAGCCCCGCTCTGGATTAAGTGCCGTCGTCACGAAGATTGGGAGCGCAGCTATTTTAATAAAAAAGGCCACTACGCCAGACAAGGGCGTAGCAGCTATCAAAAGGTAAAACAACTGATTCGAAGATTTCGAAAAGATTTACATAACTGTTCGTAA
- a CDS encoding oleate hydratase → MYYSNGNYEAFARPKKPENVDEKSAYIVGSGLAALSTAVFLVRDAQMSGDHIHILEELSLPGGSMDGIKNDRLGYIIRGGREMEPHFEVLWDLFRSIPSLENPDHSILDEFYWLNKEDPCYAKTRVICNRGKALPNDGQLTLSEKAIKEMIDLILMPESKLENVQIDQVFDDEFFNSNFWLYWCTMFAFEPWSSAMEMRRYLMRFIQHVGCLKNLSSLRFTKYNQYESLILPTVHYLSEHGVDFNYDTTVTNILVNRKGNKKVASKLEFTKAGQVKELFLSENDLVFVTNGSITESTTYGDNDHPAPVKHELGASWELWQKLAAQDESFGHPEKFYQNIPDANWTISATITFKDKRISPYIEAVNHKDPYSGSIVTSGPTSIKDSNWLLGYSISRQPHFKVQKDNELVVWLYSLYTDRKGNYIAKRPDECTGKELCQEWLYHMGVPETEIAEIADTASTIPCHMPYITTYFMPRGLNDRPLVVPKDSQNLAFIGNYAETPRDTVFTTEYSVRTAMEAVYTLLDVDRGVPEVFASAFDVRMLLNALYYLNDQKSLTEIDIPWAEKAVLKEALKKVHGTYLEELLKEYHLL, encoded by the coding sequence ATGTATTATTCAAATGGAAATTATGAAGCATTTGCTCGTCCTAAAAAACCTGAAAACGTTGATGAAAAATCAGCCTATATTGTCGGAAGTGGCTTAGCAGCTCTTTCTACAGCAGTCTTTCTTGTCCGTGATGCCCAAATGTCTGGCGATCACATTCATATTCTAGAAGAATTGAGCCTTCCTGGTGGTAGCATGGACGGTATTAAAAATGACCGCTTAGGCTATATTATTCGTGGCGGACGTGAAATGGAACCTCACTTTGAAGTGCTCTGGGACTTGTTTCGCTCTATTCCATCCCTTGAAAATCCAGACCATTCAATCTTGGATGAATTCTACTGGCTCAACAAAGAAGACCCTTGTTATGCTAAGACACGTGTCATTTGCAATCGTGGTAAAGCTCTGCCTAACGATGGTCAGCTAACCCTTTCTGAAAAAGCTATCAAGGAAATGATTGATTTGATTTTGATGCCTGAAAGCAAACTGGAAAATGTTCAAATCGACCAAGTTTTTGATGACGAATTTTTCAATTCTAATTTCTGGCTCTATTGGTGTACAATGTTTGCCTTTGAACCCTGGTCAAGTGCCATGGAAATGCGCCGTTATCTCATGCGCTTTATTCAACACGTTGGCTGCCTAAAAAATCTTTCTTCCCTTCGCTTCACTAAGTACAATCAATATGAATCTTTGATTTTACCAACCGTCCACTACTTATCTGAACACGGTGTTGATTTTAATTATGATACTACCGTGACAAATATTTTGGTTAACCGCAAAGGCAATAAAAAAGTGGCAAGCAAGCTTGAATTCACAAAAGCAGGTCAAGTAAAAGAACTCTTTTTAAGTGAAAATGATTTGGTCTTTGTCACAAATGGTTCAATCACCGAAAGTACAACTTATGGTGACAACGACCACCCAGCTCCTGTTAAACACGAATTAGGTGCTAGCTGGGAACTCTGGCAAAAATTGGCTGCCCAAGACGAAAGCTTTGGTCACCCAGAAAAATTCTACCAAAACATTCCAGATGCTAACTGGACCATTTCAGCTACTATCACCTTCAAGGATAAACGCATCTCCCCTTATATCGAAGCCGTTAACCACAAAGACCCATACAGTGGTTCAATCGTAACCAGCGGTCCAACAAGCATTAAAGATTCTAACTGGCTCCTTGGTTACTCTATCAGTCGTCAACCGCATTTCAAAGTTCAAAAAGATAACGAACTGGTCGTTTGGCTTTACTCTCTTTACACAGATCGTAAGGGTAATTACATTGCAAAACGCCCTGATGAATGTACTGGTAAAGAACTTTGCCAAGAATGGCTCTACCACATGGGAGTTCCTGAAACTGAAATTGCAGAAATTGCTGACACTGCTTCAACTATTCCTTGCCACATGCCTTACATCACTACTTACTTCATGCCGCGTGGCTTAAATGACCGTCCATTAGTAGTGCCAAAAGATAGTCAAAACTTAGCCTTTATTGGTAACTATGCTGAAACACCTCGTGATACTGTCTTTACTACAGAATACTCTGTCAGAACAGCCATGGAAGCCGTCTACACACTACTTGATGTTGACCGCGGTGTCCCTGAAGTCTTCGCATCCGCCTTTGATGTTCGCATGCTACTCAATGCCCTTTACTATCTAAATGACCAAAAATCACTAACAGAAATTGATATTCCTTGGGCAGAAAAAGCCGTTCTCAAAGAAGCTCTTAAGAAAGTGCACGGTACTTATCTCGAAGAATTACTCAAAGAATACCACTTGTTATAA
- a CDS encoding amino acid ABC transporter permease, translated as MFLLTTAAASPFALSRWADFFANFGEFAKGFLYTLGMSFCALLLAFVLGVIFGAMSSSKSKVLKAIARVYVEVFQNTPLLVQFVFVYYGLAIMTNGLVMISTFFTAVLCVGIYHGAYIAEVIRSGIEAVPKGQTEAALSQGFTYSQTMSLIILPQAVRTILPPLTNQVVNLIKNTSTVAIISGADIMFTAKAWAYETTNYIPAFAGAALLYFIMCFPLATWARHKEEANKKSYSL; from the coding sequence ATGTTTTTATTAACAACCGCTGCCGCGAGTCCATTTGCCCTCTCACGTTGGGCAGATTTCTTTGCCAACTTTGGTGAATTTGCTAAGGGCTTCCTATATACTTTAGGGATGTCTTTCTGTGCTTTGCTTTTAGCCTTTGTACTCGGAGTTATTTTCGGGGCTATGTCATCATCAAAAAGTAAAGTCTTAAAAGCTATCGCTCGTGTCTATGTGGAAGTCTTTCAAAATACCCCACTTTTGGTACAATTTGTTTTCGTTTATTATGGTCTTGCCATTATGACTAATGGGCTTGTCATGATTTCGACATTCTTTACAGCAGTCCTTTGTGTGGGTATTTATCACGGGGCTTACATCGCCGAAGTTATTCGTTCAGGTATCGAAGCAGTTCCAAAAGGGCAAACAGAAGCCGCGCTATCACAAGGATTCACTTATAGTCAAACCATGAGTTTGATTATCCTTCCACAAGCTGTGCGAACTATCTTGCCACCACTGACTAACCAAGTGGTTAACTTGATTAAAAACACTTCTACTGTTGCCATCATTTCAGGAGCAGATATCATGTTCACAGCCAAAGCTTGGGCTTACGAAACAACCAACTATATTCCTGCATTTGCTGGTGCAGCACTCCTTTACTTCATCATGTGCTTCCCACTAGCAACTTGGGCGCGCCACAAAGAAGAAGCAAACAAAAAATCATATTCACTTTAG
- a CDS encoding response regulator transcription factor: protein MAKVYVADDEKNIRDLIASFLRDQGLEVEVFETGDQLLLRFLEEAADVVILDIMMPGTSGIDIAAMLRKRSEVPIILLTARDSDDDFVKGFSAGVDDYFTKPFSPLKLSLRVKAILARQPVVKDGANEEVKSLAYEGLEISDKERSASYQGKTIKLTNTEFELLKVLLSHSEEAVSRDDLLHLVWGYESDVETRVTDDTIKRLRKKMRGVESHVLIETIWGYGFKLTKKD, encoded by the coding sequence ATGGCAAAGGTTTATGTAGCAGATGATGAGAAGAATATTCGTGATTTGATTGCTTCATTTTTGCGTGATCAAGGCTTAGAAGTTGAAGTCTTTGAAACAGGTGACCAGTTGCTTTTACGTTTTTTGGAAGAAGCGGCAGATGTAGTTATCCTTGATATCATGATGCCTGGGACAAGTGGTATTGACATTGCGGCTATGTTGCGTAAACGCTCTGAAGTGCCGATTATTCTTTTAACTGCGCGTGATAGTGACGATGATTTTGTTAAGGGATTTTCAGCTGGGGTTGATGATTATTTTACCAAACCATTTTCACCCTTGAAATTAAGCTTGCGCGTCAAGGCTATTTTAGCGCGCCAACCAGTCGTAAAAGATGGTGCTAATGAGGAAGTAAAATCACTTGCTTATGAAGGTTTGGAGATTTCTGATAAAGAACGCTCAGCTAGTTATCAAGGAAAAACAATTAAGCTAACGAACACAGAATTTGAACTCTTGAAAGTATTGTTGTCGCACAGCGAGGAGGCTGTTTCACGTGATGACCTTTTGCATCTGGTTTGGGGCTATGAAAGTGATGTTGAAACACGTGTGACAGATGATACCATCAAACGCCTGCGAAAAAAAATGAGAGGGGTTGAGAGTCATGTCCTTATTGAAACGATTTGGGGCTATGGGTTCAAGCTCACGAAAAAAGATTAA
- a CDS encoding transporter substrate-binding domain-containing protein, translating to MKKKICLAVLAILPLLFMSFFTASKTFADTSSEQIKKIQDAGVLKVGVKQDVPNFGYYSADSGKYEGMEVDLAKKIAKKLGVKVAYTAVTAQTREALLDNGQIDILIATYTITDERKASFAISNPYYYDEVGFLVNKAKNFKTISDLDGKTIGVAQGSTTKAAIEEYGKAHNLTFNFVQLGSYPELAISLYANRISAFSVDKSILTGYVSKKTAIIDEGFNTQEYGIAAKKSNQGVIDYINGLLTDWKADGSLQKLYDKYDLKPAKAENN from the coding sequence ATGAAGAAAAAAATTTGTTTAGCCGTTCTAGCTATTCTCCCATTGCTCTTTATGAGCTTTTTCACTGCTTCAAAAACTTTTGCTGATACATCATCTGAGCAGATTAAAAAAATCCAAGATGCTGGCGTTCTTAAAGTTGGTGTCAAGCAAGACGTTCCAAACTTTGGCTATTATTCAGCTGATAGTGGTAAATATGAAGGAATGGAAGTTGATTTAGCTAAAAAAATCGCCAAGAAACTCGGTGTGAAAGTTGCCTACACAGCCGTTACTGCTCAAACACGTGAGGCACTTCTCGATAATGGACAAATTGATATCCTGATTGCCACTTATACAATCACCGACGAACGTAAAGCTTCATTTGCTATTTCAAATCCTTACTATTATGATGAGGTTGGTTTCTTAGTTAATAAAGCCAAAAACTTCAAAACTATTTCAGACCTAGATGGTAAAACCATTGGCGTGGCTCAAGGTTCAACAACTAAGGCAGCTATTGAAGAATATGGTAAAGCACATAACTTGACATTTAACTTTGTGCAGCTTGGGTCATACCCAGAACTTGCAATTTCACTTTATGCCAACCGTATCAGCGCTTTCTCAGTTGATAAATCAATCTTGACTGGTTATGTCAGCAAAAAAACAGCTATCATTGATGAAGGATTCAATACCCAAGAATACGGTATTGCAGCTAAAAAATCTAATCAAGGAGTCATTGATTACATCAACGGTTTGTTAACCGATTGGAAAGCTGATGGTAGCCTGCAAAAACTTTACGATAAATATGATTTAAAACCTGCAAAAGCAGAAAATAATTAA
- a CDS encoding TVP38/TMEM64 family protein: MIETGSQRKYIQILTGIGFIISIALFVFFKQHPAYFQVGGLFQSYLGSLGLFAPLIFMALQVVQVIYPIVPGGMTSVIGYIAFGPIWGFVYNFTGIFIGSLIAFALARRYGETFVKAFVSQETYDKYIGYLDKNNGKSYAMILGAAFALPGFPDDFLCMVSGLSKMSFKKFVTIFLFTKPVTLYLYTVIGYKGLSYLLALFQ, encoded by the coding sequence ATGATAGAAACAGGATCGCAGAGAAAATACATTCAGATTTTAACGGGAATTGGATTTATTATTTCCATTGCTTTGTTTGTTTTCTTCAAACAACACCCAGCCTACTTCCAAGTTGGTGGGCTTTTCCAAAGTTATTTAGGAAGTTTAGGTCTCTTTGCACCGCTAATTTTTATGGCTTTGCAAGTTGTTCAGGTGATTTATCCGATTGTTCCTGGTGGGATGACCAGTGTGATTGGCTATATTGCTTTTGGTCCTATTTGGGGATTTGTTTATAATTTCACTGGTATCTTTATTGGGTCTCTTATCGCCTTTGCTTTAGCGAGACGTTACGGAGAAACATTTGTGAAGGCTTTTGTTTCCCAAGAGACTTACGATAAGTATATTGGCTATCTTGATAAGAATAACGGGAAATCTTATGCGATGATTCTGGGAGCTGCTTTTGCTCTACCTGGTTTCCCAGATGATTTTCTTTGCATGGTTTCTGGACTTTCAAAGATGTCATTTAAGAAATTTGTTACGATTTTTCTGTTTACAAAGCCTGTCACACTCTATCTCTATACTGTTATTGGTTATAAGGGTCTTAGCTATTTACTTGCCTTATTCCAATAA